GCTCAACTCGTCGGGATGATATCAGTAGACTATATGTACCAATGCAGCTGACTAAAATTTTGTTTAAGCCTATCCATATATCATTGTGACTTAGATCTTGACCCTTGGCAGATTATTTATTAGGACAATGGGAGGGAATTTTGGCTCTCTTAGGTTTGATGGGTAAAATGTATTCTAAGATACAGTCCTGCCAGTGAGCCAGTGGAACGAACCACAAAGACACAAAGGACACAAAGATCGATCACTCTTATATAAGTTAAACTTATCACACAAAGAAGAAGAGAGCCGAATTTTTTTTAGGCTGTTAATTCTTCGGCGGCGTGGGCCAGTTGGGCAGCGACTTTGGCTAAATAGGGACGACTTAACCACCAGATAAAGGGGGACAGCCAACCGCGCAGGGTGACAGAATAGGAAATATAACTACCACAGAGGGTTGATTCTACTTGGTAGGTCATTTTCTGTTCCATGCCGGGGATAGCGAGAACTCTTAAGCTGAGGAGTTCCCCGGGGCGGACATTTTCCACGAAAACCCGGATAGGAATGGGAGTCAGACGGGTGACAGCTTGATAGATTAACCCCGGTTTAGCGATTAAACCCAGGGGAACATCAGCCTTGGCGATCAAAGGATGCCAAGAGACATCGGCCACATTGATTAATTTTTGCCAGAGGACATCGACGGGGGCGCTACTGACCACCCGATAGGTTTTGTAGAGTGAAAACTTACAGAATAGTCTGCCTTTGGCCGCTACAATCCTTAAGGAAAAATTGAGAATCACCGATTGCCTCCCGCAAAAATAATCCGGCGAATTTTCTATTGTAAAAAATAAATGGCTTTCCGGGAGTGTGAGCTTTTTATAACTTTAACTTAGTCTCAGCAGAAGTCCCTCGCGCTTAGTGCGATCGGATGAAGGCTGACTTTGTATATAGACAATTCTCAAAAACTGAGCCACAACAAACAGATCTCGACCACTATTCCTTACGCGATAACCGAGCTTCGGCGGGTCCTGTTGCAAGAAAAAGTATGGGTCTTGTAGCAAATTAAATTGTATTCAGTGCAGATAGAGCATCAAGGATGAAGGGAAATCCTGTCAGAGAAGCAACCCTCTGGGGGTGTTAAATTCTTAAACAATTCATCTAATTTGACTTCCAAGCTTTCTTTGACTACTGTTGAGGTTACTGCTGCCATGATTTTTCAATCATATACGACCTCTTCATTCTAGATCATTTGCCTTTTTCTCTATTTAATTTGGTAAGTACCTAAGCAAAATTAATTACACATCTAAGCCACTACTCCGTCAGACTTCTGGTGTGAGGAAACAGTGAACTGAAAACTCAAATCCGATCCCTAATAGCTGTCTCCTGTCTCCTGTCTCCCGTCTCCTGTCTCCCGTCTCCTGTCTCCTGTCTCCTGTCTCGACTAGGAAATTAATTTTGCACGACTACTTATGTAACCAACAATTCCCGACAGAGAAGTCATCATAATCGGTCAGAAACCGGACCTAGCCGCCTCTACCGATGATGGCGTGGAGGATCGCCTCGATGGTGTTATCCTTGACATCAGCGATCACTATATCGACGAAAGTAGTCGTCTCAAAAGCTACCTCGACCTTTAGCCCTGGCGGAAAACTTTCCTGTCAGCGAGCGATCGCATTTTTCATCGTCTCTCCAGAGGGTTATCAATAAAAGCGATCGCTATTTACAGGCCATTACTGCGATTGTGTAGGCGTTATTATTCATCCCGTTAATATTAAAATTAATCTGATAGGGCTGTCTACCCGTGGGTGATTGGAAGGGTAAAGAATAGGTTTCACCCCGTTTCATTTCGACATTTTTCTGGAAGGCACTATTAACCGAATTATCGGGATACTTGAGATTGATCGTTACTCCGTATTTGCCATCGTTTTCGGGAACCATGACTCCTTTAAAAGAGGCAAATTTCACCCCGGAGGGAACGGCGAAATCGGTGTTAAAGTTATTCTTTCCTATGGCATCGATCTGTTTGCGGATATGGGTCTGATTAGTGGCTACTTCCTTGAGGTACTGACAGTTTTTCGGAAGTTCTGTAGCCTGATCTTTAGTAGCGGCAACAACCCCTATCGAGGTCAGTCCGAGGATTAAACCGACACAGAGAAGGCTGAAAGTTTTTGTCAACATGATAGTTCTTCCCGTTAAGGTTTTCTAAAATTGGCTCTTCGGGGACGATTAAAGATAATTAAGCCTTAATTGTCCCGCCTTGACTTTTTCCGTGACCAAAGTTCTCACTAATTCTAATTCTTGGCGCGGTACTTGGTCATTATCGCTCGCAGTGGAGCGAGTTCTCCTGTTTCTTCTGGGGTTAATTTCTGTGCGTCAACCCGTGAGATTTTCAGAGAATTGCTCCTCGTTTACTACTAATATTTAACGTTGGCAGGCTCGGAGAAACTATCAAAATTCTGCAAATCTAACTTTTATTTTGTTAAGAATTATCTCGCAAAGTTGCCGACGGACACTCACCGAACATTTTCTTATAATCTTTGGCAAATTGACCCATGTGCCAGAATCCCCACTGTAGGGCGATCGCACTAACGGTAATTCCTTGACCCGCAGACGCTTTTAGTTGTCGTCGTACCCCGTTAAGACGTTGAATTTTGAGATAAGTCGCAGGTCCGAGGCCAAAACATTCCTGAAAACCATAACGGAGGGTACGTTCACTGATGTGCAGTTCTTGGCACAGATCGAGGATCGAGAGGGGGCGATCGAGATTGTCCAGTAAGATCTCCTCTGCTCGCTTAATATAGGGATGTCGTATTGAAGGGCGCAGCGGCGGATAGTTTTGATGGGAATCGAGGGCGTTGCATAATAGAGATATGAATGGAGGAAATCAAAATGCAATGCCCTGAATGTAAATCTACCCATATCCGTAAAAATGGCATCAATAAACAAGGTAAACAAAATCATATTTGTGTAACCTGTGGCCGTCAATTTATTAATAACTATGAAAAACAGAAAGGCTATGACGAAAAAACGAAGCGAGAATGCCTAACTGCCTATGTTAATGGGATGGGATTTAGAGGAATAGAAAGGCTAAAGGGAGTTCATCATACGACCGTAATTAATTGGGTAAAATCTGTGGGAGAATTATTGCCAGTCGCCTATGACCCAGAAACAATTCCTGAAGTAGGGGAACTGGATGAATTGGAAACCTTTGTTGGCTCAAAAAAAACAAAATCTGGGTGTGGACAGCCGTTGACCACTTTAAAAAAGGAATTTTAGGTTGGGTAATCGGAGACCATAGTAGCGAAACGTTTCGCCCATTATGGGAATTAGTTAAGTCTTGGGGATGCTATTTTTATGTGAGTGATGGATGGTCAGTTTATCCATGTTTTATAGCAGAGGGCGACCATATAATTAGTAAGACTTATATGACCAGAGTAGAGGGTGAGAACACACGTTTAAGACATTATCTAGCCCGATTGCATCGCAAAACACTCTGCTATTCTAAGTCTACAGAAATGTTAGGATACTCTATTCGTTTATTAATTCATTATCTGAAGTTTCAAGAAGTGCCTATTCCTTACTGATTCATAGCTTAATTCAGCAACGCCGAATCGAGTACATCTAGAACCAGAGAGATAAAATCCTCTCGGATCAGCGATTGCATAGCTGGCTCTAGAATTGTCTGGGGTTGTCTCCAGAAAAGCTCAAAAATATATCTTAAATGAGAGCGGAATCGTCTCAGGACAGTCGGCTCTGGTTGAATTGCCAGGGTTGAATCCGTAATTAAAGATGCTACCCCGAGCCGATCGGTTTGTTCGGCCTGGGAAAACAGAGAATCGTTATCGATAGTAACCAGAGCGAGGGGCAAGTTTCCCGATCGAAGCATATCGATCCCCCTGGAACTTTTCTGCAAGAGAGCGGAATTCGACGATAAAGAATACCCGTGCCACTTGAAGACTCGGGGTGTAGACAAGGGTATCCCGACGGTGATTGTCCCGGGAGGAGAATCCCCTTGAGAACGAATTCCTCGATTGTAAATTGGTCGGGCGAATTGTATGCCCCCGACTTGAGCTACGAACAGTTCCCCCTCGAAAGTTCCCGCCTCGATCGGTCGATGAACCATGTCCCAACGAAAAGCTCTCATCCGCGACCCTAGTTCATCGATATCGTGAAAAGTAATAGTCTCGATCAGGGGCTGTAAATTGATATTCATTTTGTCTGATTTGGGATAGCAGAATTATTAAAAATTATTAAGTATTATTAAGAGTTATTCTCTTGTAAATATGCAGGATACCTCACTAATCTTAATTGTAGAGTTTTTTGGCTTTTATGGGTTAATAACGTCAGACTCTGACTTTTTTCCTTGATTGAAACAAATAGGGGTTTCTGGTTATCTGCAATATTTTTTAAAATTTATGGTCAATTCTTAATAAAAAAATTACCGAAAAGTTCTATCTATAAGTCTAAGTTTGCCATTTTTTGATAGCGATCGCTCTTGCCAAGCGTCTATAATAGTCTTCTAGAGGCTAATAGATAGAAACTCGCTGTTTATTCAAGCCAGAAAATTTATAAAGAAGATAGGAGATAAATACCCTTAAAATTAATTAGCAGGAGGAAATATTACCAATTAAAGGTTCGCTGCTATGAAATTTCGTCAATTGATGCGGGCAACAGAAAATAAATACAATCGGCTGCTGGCAAATCTAGTCTTGCTCTACATTATTTACCCGTTTTTAGTATATCTACCCCTGGGAGATTTGCTAGTTTTCTTTTTCTTCTCCCTCTCCCTGATCATCGCCGTCTATCAGATCGATCGCAGTAAATTGGCTTTAAGATGTAATATCGGTCTGTTTCTAATTGCCCTCATCCTGCGAGTATTCGGCAGGATTATCCCTATTTATAGGGATTTAACCGGTTGGTTCGATCTGTCTAGTACATTAATTTCTCTAGCTTTTATTAGTTTATGCGTGTACTCGATTTTACGAGAATTAATTCTCGCCGAACAGGTAACATCCGATATCATCAAAGGGGGAATTTGTGTCTATTTTCTCCTAGGATTTTTCTGGGCATCCGCTTATAGTATCGTCCAGATTTTTGAACCCGATTCCTTTAGCTCCGCCGCTAAAACCGTCAACCAGGCGGATCTACTTCATTTCAGCTTTACTACCCTGGCCACGGTTGGCTACGGTGATATAGTTCCTACCAGTAAAGTCGCTAGAGTTTTGGCCAATTTAGAAGGAATGACTGGAGTTCTCTATCCCGCCGTTTTTATCGCTCGTTTAGTCAGTTTACACAATGGTCGTTAACCAAAACAATCCATCGCCTTGGGGGAATATTAGATGATTATGCCTCGCTTCATGCCGATTCTTTCTTTACTTTTGCCTTGGGTCACTGCCGCAGGAGTCTTGGCGGAAATACCGACTCTATCCCAGGAAATCCGCCCAAAAACGGCGGAACAGGTGATCGAGCAACTCTGTGCTAATTTAACCAAACAGCGATCGTTCACCGTCAATATGGATGTCACCTATGACGATATACTCGACTCCGGGGCGAAAGTTCAGTACAGTGCCTATCAAAACATCTGGGTAGAGAAACCCGATCGCCTGCGCTCGGACTACACTGGGGATGAACGAGTTACCCGCTTTTTTTACGACGGTAAAACCTTCACCCTCGCGGATCTGGAACGGGATCTATACGTCACCAAACCGGCTCCGAATACTCTAGATGAAGCCTTAGACCAAGTAGAGCAAAGGTACGGAATCACCATTCCCATGTCAAATCTAGCAGCCAACGATCCCTGTGCAGATCTAATGGCTGATGTCAGACAAATTATTTTTATCGGCAACAACATGGTCAACGCCGAACAAATGTATCATCTGCTGCTGATCGGTAGCGATCGCGATTATCAAATCTGGGTTACGCAGGATGCCACCCCCCTACTGAGGAAAGCGATTATCACCTATAAAACTCTACCCGGTTCACCCCAGTACACGGCAATATTATCCGACTGGAATTTTAATCCCAGCACACCCGCCGATACTTTCACTTTCCAACCAGGATCAGAGTCGATCCCTATCGAACTTCTACCCCCTAGGAATAATCAATCCCAGCCATAAAGCCCGTTCATAAAACGCGATCGCTTGTCGGTATTCCCCTAAATCAGCGTTTTGATATACTTTAAATATCTAACGAATTCGAGGTGGGATCATGAAGTCGCAGATTGGACGCTGGGGTAATTCTTTAGCGATTCGGATTCCTAAGTATGCGGTGGAGGCGCTGAACCTCAATCCTAAGGACGTTGTTGAATGTTCTGTGGAAAACGGAAAGCTAGTAATTGAGCTAATTCAAGCCTTGCCTGAGTTAAGCCTAGAAGAACTACTGGCTGAGGTTGTTGAATCACCGGAGCCGGAAGTGGATTGGGGACGGCCAATGGGAGAGGAGGTTTGGTGACATACATTCCAGAACGTGGAGATTTCGTGCGTTTGAGCTTTGACCCACAAATTGGGCATGAGCAAATGGGTAATCGTCCAGCACTGGTGGTAAGCCCTATTGATTTTAATCGCAAGATTGGTTTTGCCTTTGTCTGCCCGGTGAGCAATACGCAACGCCAGAACCCTTTCTACGTCAAGATTCCAGATGGAGAGGCGGTGACAGGAGTTATCATGGTAGATCAACTGCGATCGTTGGACTTCCGAGCGAGAAAAGCGAGCTTTATCGGCAAGTGTCCAGAACGGTTGCTCCAGGATGTTTTCAGAAGAATTAAGCCGATTCTGTTCTGATCGGGACATTCTCAAAAGCCTTACACATCCATTGTAGCTATCCCTCTCGCTCTTTACTCAAAATTAAGTAGCTGGTTATAATTAAATTAAAAATGGATTTTAGGTTCGATCCCCCCTTAGTCCTAGAGTTGATTCATAGTAGGGTTGATTCATGAATCAACCCTACCCTTAGTCCCCCCTTGATTAGGGTGGTGTCTGATAATTTTTAACGCCTACCTACTTATCGAAGATGTTCCCGCCAGAGTGTGTCTAGAAACAGGAGAGCGTTTTTTTGCACCAGAAACCGTCGAACGCTTGCAGAAAATAATCTGGGAAGATAAGCAGCCAAGGCGAATAAAAAAATCAAGGAGTCCGGGCCATGAAAAGATCTTTATGTCAAAACTTATGTGTTCTTGCCGCCCTCCTCTTGGGTACAAGTTTACTGGTAACGGATTATGTGGACGCTCGCGGTGGCGGTGGTGGCGGTAGTCGTGGCGGTGGTGGCGGTAGTCGTGGCGGTGGTGGAGCTTCCCCACGGGTTAACCGCAGTAGTGATCTGCAAAACCGAGGTAATTTTAGTAATCGTTCCCAACCCTCTAGAGATTTTTCTGGAAGACAGGGAGAACGGCAAACCAGTCAACAAACCCGTCAAGGGGAACGCACGGAAAGACAGGGTGAACGGCAAACCAGTCAACAAACCCGTCAAGGGGAACGCACGGAAAGACAGGGTGAACGGCAAACCAGTCAACAAACCCGCCAAGGGGAACGCACGGAAAGACAGGGTGAACGGCAGGGGGAACGCAGCGAAAGAACCGATATCCGTCAAGGGGAACGCAGCGAAAGACAGGGTGAACGGCAGCAGCAGGTTAGCGATCGCCAACAGAACCGTCAGAACTTTATTGACGATAATCGCAACGGTTACTGGCGTGGTGGCGGTTGGTACGGTGGCGGTTATTACGTCCCCCCGGGTTGGGGTTGGGTGGGGTTAACCACTGGCCTAGTCATCGGTTCAGCGATCGCCACTCTCCCCCCCTACTACAATACCGTCTATGTGGGTTCCACTTCCTACATTTACTCGGACGGCATCTATCTTCAGCCTAGCGGTAGTTCCTACACGGTGGTGGCCCCTCCCATCGGCGCGATTGTCACCTATCTTCCCGACGGCTGCACCACAATCACGGCTGACAATACACTTTATTACAATTGTAGCGGTATCTACTATCAGCCCCTGTTTGAGAATGGTTCCACGGTTTATCAGGTGGTTCGCTTCTAATCGGTTTCTTCTTCATCAATAATTGCCGATCGATCTAATAATAATAAATCTCGCAGGCGATCGGTATCTAATTCTGTTAACCAATTTTCCCCAGCATCTACGGTTTGTTCCGCTAATTGTTTCTTGCTTTCGATCATCTCATTAATGCGTTCCTCTAGGGTTCCCGTACAGATGAATTTATGTACCTGAACATTGCGTTTTTGTCCGATGCGGAAAGCGCGATCGGTGGCCTGGTTTTCTACGGCCGGATTCCACCAGCGGTCGATATGAAAAACGTGATTAGCGCGGGTTAAATTTAATCCTGTTCCCCCCGCTTTGAGGGAGAGAATAAAAATCTTCGGTCCTTGGGGATCATTTTGAAAGCGCTCGATCATTTCTACCCGATCTTTTGTTTTGGTAGAACCGGAGAGAAATAATATTTCCTCGGTTAATTTTTTCTGAAGATGGGTTTGTAGGAGTTTTCCCCACTCGGCAAATTGTGTAAAAATTAAAGCTCGATCGCCTTCTGCTATCACTTCCTCTACCATGGCTTCTAAGCGTAATAATTTCCCCGATCTTTGACTGGTTTCTAAACTATTTTCTTTCAAAAAATGGGCGGGATGATTACAAATTTGTTTTAGTTGCATTAGCAAGGTTAAAATTAATCCATGTTTCTGAATTCCCTGAGTTTCTTCAATTTTCTGGAGCGTTGTCTCGACTAATTGTTGATAAAGTTGTCCCTGTTCTTTCGATAAACCACAAAAAATATTCATTTCCTGTTTTTCTGGTAAATCTTCAATAATATTTTTATCGGTTTTTAATCTCCGTAAAATAAAAGGACGGACGAGGGAACGCAAATTATGCAGGGATTCTTGATCGCCGTATTTTTCAATAGGAAGGGCAAAACGACGCTGGAAAAATGTTTGAGTTCCTAAAAAATTGGGATTGAGAAAATCCAAAATTGACCACAATTCCGTCAGGCGATTTTCTACGGGAGTTCCCGTTAAGGCAATGCGAAATCCTGCGGGTATTTTTCGCACTGCTTGGGATTGTTTAGCCGTAGAGTTTTTAATATTTTGAGCCTCATCTAAAACTAAACCTTGCCATTGTACTGCTTCCAAAGTGGACAGATCGCGATAGATTAAAGGATAACTGGTAATAACAACCGATTTATTTTTTACCTCTTGAGCAAAAGCTTGACCTTTTAATCTTTTTTCGCCATGATGCACAAAAACCGCCAGGGTGGGAGCAAATTTTCTTAACTCATGTTCCCAGTTATTAACCACAGAAGTGGGAGCCACCACTAACACGGGATTAACTAACATATCCTCTTCTTTTAATGCTAGTAAAAAAGCGATTAATTGCGGGGTTTTTCCTAAACCCATATCATCGGCTAAACAAGCACCTAAACCCCACTTTTCTAGGAAAGCTAACCAACTAACCCCCTTGATTTGATAGGGACGTAATTCCCCCCGAAACTCCCGGGGTGGGTTGATTAATTGAATCCCTTGATTGTTGTTTAAATTATCAATTAATTCCTTTAATGATCCCTCCGCTTGGAAATTGACTACCGGCAGTTTAGCAATTAGATTATTATCTCCTGAACTCAAGCGCAGGGCATCCTCCACCGAGAGATTCAGGGGAGCGATGGTATTATTTAAAATTGCCTGAGCTGCTTTGACATCCGTAGGCTGTAGGATTAACCATTTGCCCTCCACTTCCACCACTGGCGATTTTTTCTCTAATAACTTATCAAAATCTTTTTTCGATATTTCCTGTTCCCCTACCACTAATTTAAGCTGAAAGTTTAACAAACTGGTTAAACTTAATCTTTCTCCTTTTTTGGGAGTTACACTGGCAGCAATCTTAATTCCTAATCTTTGTTCATTACTACCAGCAGTTAAACCCGTTGGCAAAATTACCCCTAATCCCTGATCTTGCAATTGCCAAGCGATCGAGCGAATAAACTGATAAACTTCGATCGAATCAAGAGAACATTCCTCTGGGTGTCTCTGCTCTAAACTAATTCTAATCGGTTCGTACAATCGCGCCGCTAGTCCCAATCCTTTTAAGAGAATTTCCTGGGGATTATTGACAACTCTTTGATAACTATGATAACTTTCTTTGCCCTCTAACCAAATCAACTTGGCACTAATGAGAAAGTCGGGATCATCTAACGCTTGTAAATAATAGCTGAGTTTCCATACTGTTCCTAAACTGGGAGGTTGTAAGGATAGACAGACACGGTATTGATTCTCGATTAATTGGCGATTATTGCCATTAACTAAACTTTCTTGGATAGGAAACACCCAGTTATGATAAGCATTTTCTAGACGCTGTAAATTCTTGGCTTCTAAGGCAATGTCATGATGATCACCGCTTAAAGATTGTAGCCAAGGTTTCACCATCAATGAGGGGGAAATATTAACAGTACTATCTATCTTTTGTCGCAAACGAGCATCGACAATATTTTTTAAGCAATCGAGAATAATTGTTTGTGGTTCGCTATTTTCTTGATAGGCAAGACAGACCGGGGGGATGGTTTGGATAAACTTAGCTAAACGAGTGCGATCGATGGTACTATCCAGCAGGGGATACCAGCAACTTTCACCCTGATTTATTCCCGCTAAAAATTTCCCTCTTGCTAATAAATCTAAACTCCAACGGTGCAAATATAGCCAAAATCGTAGATCATTGCCGATAAATTCGGCCTTAGCTAGGGGCAATTTCTCCCATAACCGCACTATCATCCCCGCAGAAAAAGTTAATCCTGATATCTGCCATGGTTGCCAAGACAAGGATTTAGGTATAGGTTCGAGAATTTGCCCCGACAGCAGCGGTAAAAAATATTTTTTCCTAGGGGGGGAATAACTAGGCAGACTGAGCTTGATTGATTCTGGAGAATAGCAGTCAAGCTGAGGAGAAAATTTCTCGATAAATTGGGCTAATGCCCCGGATTCTAGACAAAAAGGATGATTTTCCTTTGTTTCACTTAATTCTTTCCCTTGCCACTGTTCACCCCAAAGAAAAAAAACACTATCTTGCGAACGAATCAGCCAATTACCGTGTAGAGTAGTCATTATAAAATAGGGAAATTCCTCTAAAAAACTTGCTGTTGAAAAGGTAACAAATCTCGATTTTGTCGCTTCTTCTGACCTTAAGAGCCTCTCATCTTCTATTTTAGTTGACAAGGGCTGATTTCTCAAGCAGAATCTAGTTAAGCGATTAGCCCCGATCGAATGGTTATTATCAATAATAATAAATAGAGTTATTTTAAACTATGTACAAATCGATCGCCCTAACCCTCGTCCTCAGTCTTCCCCTGAACTTCTCCCTAGTTGGTTGGACGGAAGATTTAAACCACCTACAGCAATTATTATCGACCCGAAAATGTCCCCAATGCGATCTGAGCGGTTCAGGGTTAGTGCAATCGAATCTAGTCGGGGCAAAATTAAATGGGGCCAATCTCGTCGGTGCTAATCTTAGTCAAGCTAATTTAAGTGGGGCGGATCTGAGGGGCGCAAATTTAACTGGAGCCTCTCTTTTTGGTGCTAATCTGACTGGAGCGAACTTAACTGGCGCAATCTTGACGGGTGCGGATTTAAGAGGCGCTTATCTCAATAATGCTAACCTCGAAAACACTAAACTAGATACTGCATACGTGCAGGGTGCGGTGGGAATTCCCAGTAGTGCCGGTACTCCTGAACTATTCTACGGACTAGGGATGGTGGAAGGAAAACAGGGACGCACCAGTGCCGCCATAGAAAATTTTAATAAGGCCTTGACAATCAACCCAGAATATGCTCCAGCTTATCTGGCCCGGGCCATGGCTCACTATCGTCTGGGACAAAATGCTCTAGCGGCCCAGGATGCTCAAATGGCTTCGACTCTCTTTCAACGCCAAGGCAATACCCCCGGTTACGAAGCGGCAGAGAATTTTATTAAAGGCATGGAAATCGCCCTAAAACCGCAAGAACAAGGTGGTGGCAACGCTCAATTAGACCAAATGGTGCAGGGGATTGGTTCTCTGCTCTTACAGTTTGTTTTACCCGCTTTGGGACTGTTTTAATCCTCGTCCCCCGGTTCTTCTAAATGTTCCGAGACCGCGTAATAAAGGTCAAGAACATGATGATCGGCAAGGCAATAAAAGACTCTCCGTCCCTGTTTTTGGTATTTAACTAATCTTAAGGCTCTTAGGGTTCTTAACTGGTGCGATACGGCCGATTCACTCATCCCTAACTCGTCGGCTAAGTCACAAACACATAATTCTTGTTTGGCTAAAAGCGATAGAATTCTGAGGCGGTTGGCATCCCCCAAAAGGCTGAAAAATTCGGCCATTTTTTGGGCTTTTTCTAGTTCTAATCCCTGCAAGTGCTGGAATTTCCCCTCTTGGTGATGGGATTCCCCACAAACCGGTGCTATTTTCTCTATGGCCATGTTTTTTCCCGATCAGTTATTAAGGGAAAGTTGAGAAAGGGGGGTATCGATCGAATCTTCAATGCCGATACTTGTCCCTTTCTTCCCAATAACTAAATTTAACCGCAAATACAGCCCTGGTGTCCACAGCCTTTCCCGTCAACGTGACCATCGGCACAAGCTTGGCAACAGTAGTATTTATCGTTTTTTTTGATGGCATCGGCGATCGATACTACACAGTCACAGGATTTACAAGCACATTTCATGGTGGTGTCAGCGATCATGGTTACTACCTCTGAACTTCTTTACT
This portion of the Microcystis aeruginosa NIES-2549 genome encodes:
- a CDS encoding DUF6515 family protein; translated protein: MKRSLCQNLCVLAALLLGTSLLVTDYVDARGGGGGGSRGGGGGSRGGGGASPRVNRSSDLQNRGNFSNRSQPSRDFSGRQGERQTSQQTRQGERTERQGERQTSQQTRQGERTERQGERQTSQQTRQGERTERQGERQGERSERTDIRQGERSERQGERQQQVSDRQQNRQNFIDDNRNGYWRGGGWYGGGYYVPPGWGWVGLTTGLVIGSAIATLPPYYNTVYVGSTSYIYSDGIYLQPSGSSYTVVAPPIGAIVTYLPDGCTTITADNTLYYNCSGIYYQPLFENGSTVYQVVRF
- a CDS encoding DUF2092 domain-containing protein, yielding MIMPRFMPILSLLLPWVTAAGVLAEIPTLSQEIRPKTAEQVIEQLCANLTKQRSFTVNMDVTYDDILDSGAKVQYSAYQNIWVEKPDRLRSDYTGDERVTRFFYDGKTFTLADLERDLYVTKPAPNTLDEALDQVEQRYGITIPMSNLAANDPCADLMADVRQIIFIGNNMVNAEQMYHLLLIGSDRDYQIWVTQDATPLLRKAIITYKTLPGSPQYTAILSDWNFNPSTPADTFTFQPGSESIPIELLPPRNNQSQP
- a CDS encoding pentapeptide repeat-containing protein, which gives rise to MYKSIALTLVLSLPLNFSLVGWTEDLNHLQQLLSTRKCPQCDLSGSGLVQSNLVGAKLNGANLVGANLSQANLSGADLRGANLTGASLFGANLTGANLTGAILTGADLRGAYLNNANLENTKLDTAYVQGAVGIPSSAGTPELFYGLGMVEGKQGRTSAAIENFNKALTINPEYAPAYLARAMAHYRLGQNALAAQDAQMASTLFQRQGNTPGYEAAENFIKGMEIALKPQEQGGGNAQLDQMVQGIGSLLLQFVLPALGLF
- a CDS encoding type II toxin-antitoxin system PemK/MazF family toxin, whose product is MTYIPERGDFVRLSFDPQIGHEQMGNRPALVVSPIDFNRKIGFAFVCPVSNTQRQNPFYVKIPDGEAVTGVIMVDQLRSLDFRARKASFIGKCPERLLQDVFRRIKPILF
- a CDS encoding DEAD/DEAH box helicase — encoded protein: MTTLHGNWLIRSQDSVFFLWGEQWQGKELSETKENHPFCLESGALAQFIEKFSPQLDCYSPESIKLSLPSYSPPRKKYFLPLLSGQILEPIPKSLSWQPWQISGLTFSAGMIVRLWEKLPLAKAEFIGNDLRFWLYLHRWSLDLLARGKFLAGINQGESCWYPLLDSTIDRTRLAKFIQTIPPVCLAYQENSEPQTIILDCLKNIVDARLRQKIDSTVNISPSLMVKPWLQSLSGDHHDIALEAKNLQRLENAYHNWVFPIQESLVNGNNRQLIENQYRVCLSLQPPSLGTVWKLSYYLQALDDPDFLISAKLIWLEGKESYHSYQRVVNNPQEILLKGLGLAARLYEPIRISLEQRHPEECSLDSIEVYQFIRSIAWQLQDQGLGVILPTGLTAGSNEQRLGIKIAASVTPKKGERLSLTSLLNFQLKLVVGEQEISKKDFDKLLEKKSPVVEVEGKWLILQPTDVKAAQAILNNTIAPLNLSVEDALRLSSGDNNLIAKLPVVNFQAEGSLKELIDNLNNNQGIQLINPPREFRGELRPYQIKGVSWLAFLEKWGLGACLADDMGLGKTPQLIAFLLALKEEDMLVNPVLVVAPTSVVNNWEHELRKFAPTLAVFVHHGEKRLKGQAFAQEVKNKSVVITSYPLIYRDLSTLEAVQWQGLVLDEAQNIKNSTAKQSQAVRKIPAGFRIALTGTPVENRLTELWSILDFLNPNFLGTQTFFQRRFALPIEKYGDQESLHNLRSLVRPFILRRLKTDKNIIEDLPEKQEMNIFCGLSKEQGQLYQQLVETTLQKIEETQGIQKHGLILTLLMQLKQICNHPAHFLKENSLETSQRSGKLLRLEAMVEEVIAEGDRALIFTQFAEWGKLLQTHLQKKLTEEILFLSGSTKTKDRVEMIERFQNDPQGPKIFILSLKAGGTGLNLTRANHVFHIDRWWNPAVENQATDRAFRIGQKRNVQVHKFICTGTLEERINEMIESKKQLAEQTVDAGENWLTELDTDRLRDLLLLDRSAIIDEEETD
- a CDS encoding potassium channel family protein, whose product is MKFRQLMRATENKYNRLLANLVLLYIIYPFLVYLPLGDLLVFFFFSLSLIIAVYQIDRSKLALRCNIGLFLIALILRVFGRIIPIYRDLTGWFDLSSTLISLAFISLCVYSILRELILAEQVTSDIIKGGICVYFLLGFFWASAYSIVQIFEPDSFSSAAKTVNQADLLHFSFTTLATVGYGDIVPTSKVARVLANLEGMTGVLYPAVFIARLVSLHNGR
- a CDS encoding ArsR/SmtB family transcription factor, with product MAIEKIAPVCGESHHQEGKFQHLQGLELEKAQKMAEFFSLLGDANRLRILSLLAKQELCVCDLADELGMSESAVSHQLRTLRALRLVKYQKQGRRVFYCLADHHVLDLYYAVSEHLEEPGDED
- a CDS encoding helix-turn-helix domain-containing protein, producing the protein MSLLCNALDSHQNYPPLRPSIRHPYIKRAEEILLDNLDRPLSILDLCQELHISERTLRYGFQECFGLGPATYLKIQRLNGVRRQLKASAGQGITVSAIALQWGFWHMGQFAKDYKKMFGECPSATLRDNS
- a CDS encoding IS1 family transposase (programmed frameshift) produces the protein MQCPECKSTHIRKNGINKQGKQNHICVTCGRQFINNYEKQKGYDEKTKRECLTAYVNGMGFRGIERLKGVHHTTVINWVKSVGELLPVAYDPETIPEVGELDELETFVGSKKTKFWVWTAVDHFKKGILGWVIGDHSSETFRPLWELVKSWGCYFYVSDGWSVYPCFIAEGDHIISKTYMTRVEGENTRLRHYLARLHRKTLCYSKSTEMLGYSIRLLIHYLKFQEVPIPY
- a CDS encoding AbrB/MazE/SpoVT family DNA-binding domain-containing protein, coding for MKSQIGRWGNSLAIRIPKYAVEALNLNPKDVVECSVENGKLVIELIQALPELSLEELLAEVVESPEPEVDWGRPMGEEVW